In Candidatus Thorarchaeota archaeon, the genomic window CCCCAAAGGCACCCATGAAGGTCACGCAGATGAAGTTCGTTCTCGTAGGACGTTTCGCAGTGCTGTACATAGTCACATTCATACTATTCGGCCTGACTCCATTCTTTGGCGGCGAAGGGCAGGAGTTCATCGGAAACCTCTTCTTCCTTCTTGTAGCAGCTGTCATGATGATCACCGTGATTCACGCATGGTTTGGATGGGCCATGCCGGACTTCCTTCGGAGACGGTATTCTGAGGATGTGCCAGTCGTGGCAGACCAGGAGGACAAGCAACACTCTGTACAAGACTAGGTCCTTCTGCTGCTTCAGCGCACAAGAGCGTCGTCATGGGATAGGATTGGTGAGCACGACGCATCGCGAATTCGACCTGCTCCTCAGTACGATTCGCGATATGACATCTTAGCGCTTCGACCATCAACAGATGTGGCCGCAGAAACACATCGCGATTGAGGGGCGTTGTAGTGCTCTCGCACTCCTGGATGCTTGCCTCGCATAGGACTCCTTCCTGCAGAGTAGAGCACACAAATGCGTGCGTCACATCAACACGCTTATATGAATCTGGATTCGAAAGAGTTCAGGAATCGCCATCTGGTGAGGAAGAATGACACAGAAAGCGACGGACCGAGAGAGCATGGTTCCACCTGAAGTCAGAGAGAGGATGAAGCAAGTCAAGCACAAGATAGTCGTGCTCTCGGGCAAGGGAGGAGTGGGCAAGAGTACGGTCTCAGCCAACCTGGCGATGGCATTTGCAAAGATGGGAGCAAGCGTTGGAGTGCTTGATGTCGACATATACGGCCCCACAATTCCCAAGGTACTTGGCCTTGAGGGGCAGCACCCGGAGGTGTCGGACAATTCGATCCAGCCCGTCGAGGGACCGCTCGGATCCAAGATAATGAGCATGGGCTTTCTGCTAAGGAATGCCGACGATGCTGTTGCATGGCGTGGACCGCTTGTCGCCAAGGCCATCACTCAGTTCCTCAGCGATGTCCAGTGGGGAGCTCTTGACGTCCTTGTTGTCGACCTGCCCCCTGGCACTGGTGATGAGATACTCAGTATCCTGCAGTCAATACCAGCGGTCGATGGTACGCTTATTATCTCAACCCCACAAGAAGTGGCGGTGCTCGGTGCGAGGCGGGCAATCCAGCTCACACAGAAGATGGGTGTGAACGTCTTGGGCGTGGTGGAAAACATGGGTGAATATGTCTGCCCAAAGTGCGGTGAGCGATACAG contains:
- a CDS encoding Mrp/NBP35 family ATP-binding protein; protein product: MTQKATDRESMVPPEVRERMKQVKHKIVVLSGKGGVGKSTVSANLAMAFAKMGASVGVLDVDIYGPTIPKVLGLEGQHPEVSDNSIQPVEGPLGSKIMSMGFLLRNADDAVAWRGPLVAKAITQFLSDVQWGALDVLVVDLPPGTGDEILSILQSIPAVDGTLIISTPQEVAVLGARRAIQLTQKMGVNVLGVVENMGEYVCPKCGERYRMMGEGAVIRAATDYGVMYLGSLPMDPAIVKFSDEGRPFVIAAPESESTKAFMALAKKISNLIGLGK